The Collimonas sp. PA-H2 genome contains a region encoding:
- a CDS encoding YhbY family RNA-binding protein — protein MLKLTSAERSELRSQAHGLDPVVLISEDGLKPTLMKEIDLSLNAHGLIKVRVFGDDREARIAIYETICEKLGAAPVQHIGKLLVLYRPQKDAAKERSETRGRGMREVTIVKPSPSGTKRPSVTKVMVKGNERVTQGGNIKRAKPRQKSSKKSALGR, from the coding sequence ATGTTGAAACTTACATCTGCCGAGCGTAGCGAGCTCCGTTCCCAGGCCCACGGTCTGGATCCTGTGGTCCTGATCAGCGAAGATGGCTTGAAGCCAACCCTGATGAAAGAGATCGATTTAAGCCTGAATGCGCATGGCCTGATTAAAGTGCGTGTATTCGGTGATGATCGCGAGGCACGGATCGCCATCTACGAAACTATTTGTGAAAAACTTGGCGCAGCGCCGGTGCAACACATCGGCAAGCTGCTGGTCTTGTACCGGCCACAGAAAGATGCTGCCAAAGAACGCAGCGAAACCCGCGGACGCGGTATGCGCGAAGTCACCATCGTCAAGCCTAGCCCGAGCGGCACCAAGCGGCCGTCGGTGACCAAGGTCATGGTCAAGGGCAATGAGCGCGTGACCCAGGGCGGCAACATCAAACGCGCCAAACCGCGCCAGAAGAGCAGCAAGAAATCGGCATTGGGCCGTTAA
- the ftsH gene encoding ATP-dependent zinc metalloprotease FtsH, with amino-acid sequence MNNMFSKAAIWVVIALVLFTVFKQFDGRGLAASGAGPIAYSDLITEIRAGHITDATIEGSSIVASTSDGKKVKTAITVLDRGLIGDLVNNNVKFEVKQPEEPSFLQQIFISWFPMILLLGVWIFFMRQMQGGGKGGAFSFGKSKARMLDENSNSVTFADVAGCDEAKEEVSELVDFLRDPTKFQKLGGRIPHGVLMVGPPGTGKTLLARAIAGEAKVPFFTISGSDFVEMFVGVGASRVRDMFENAKKHAPCIIFIDEIDAVGRHRGAGMGGGNDEREQTLNQMLVEMDGFEANSGVIVIAATNRSDVLDKALLRPGRFDRQVVVGLPDIRGREQILNVHMRKVPISTDVKADILARGTPGFSGADLANLVNEAALFAARRAKRLVEMQDFEDAKDKIVMGPERKSAVMREEERRNTAYHESGHAVVAKLLPKADPVHKVTIMPRGFALGLTWQLPEHDRVNMYKDKMLEEIAILFGGRISEEIFMHQMSTGASNDFERATKLARAMVTRYGMSESLGTMVYEDTEQDAYFGRMSSKTVSEATQQKVDAEIRSILDQQYALSRRLLEENKEKVEAMTKALLDWETIDADQINDIMEGLEPRLPKAGSSVRKAPSDNSSGGVSPSATAPA; translated from the coding sequence GTGAACAACATGTTTTCCAAAGCCGCCATCTGGGTGGTCATCGCCCTGGTGCTTTTCACCGTATTCAAGCAGTTCGACGGGCGCGGGCTGGCGGCCAGCGGCGCGGGGCCGATTGCCTATTCCGATCTGATCACTGAAATCAGGGCAGGGCACATCACTGATGCGACGATCGAAGGCAGCAGCATTGTCGCCAGCACTTCGGACGGCAAGAAAGTGAAAACCGCCATTACCGTGCTGGATCGCGGCCTGATCGGCGACTTGGTCAACAACAACGTTAAATTTGAAGTCAAGCAGCCGGAAGAGCCTTCGTTCCTGCAGCAGATCTTCATCTCTTGGTTCCCGATGATCCTGTTGCTGGGCGTCTGGATTTTCTTCATGCGCCAGATGCAGGGCGGTGGCAAGGGCGGCGCTTTCTCGTTCGGCAAGTCGAAAGCGCGCATGCTGGATGAGAACAGCAATTCCGTGACCTTTGCCGATGTCGCCGGTTGCGATGAAGCCAAGGAAGAAGTATCCGAGCTGGTCGATTTCCTGCGCGATCCGACCAAGTTCCAGAAACTGGGCGGCCGCATTCCGCACGGCGTGCTGATGGTTGGTCCTCCGGGTACCGGTAAGACCTTGCTGGCGCGCGCCATCGCCGGCGAAGCGAAAGTACCGTTCTTCACCATTTCCGGTTCTGATTTCGTCGAAATGTTCGTCGGTGTCGGCGCCTCCCGTGTGCGCGACATGTTTGAAAACGCCAAGAAGCACGCTCCCTGCATTATCTTCATCGATGAAATCGATGCGGTCGGTCGTCATCGCGGCGCCGGCATGGGCGGCGGCAATGATGAGCGCGAACAGACGTTGAACCAGATGCTGGTCGAGATGGATGGCTTTGAAGCCAATTCCGGCGTGATCGTGATCGCTGCCACCAACCGTTCCGATGTGCTGGACAAAGCCTTGCTGCGTCCGGGCCGTTTCGACCGCCAGGTGGTGGTCGGCTTGCCGGACATCCGTGGCCGTGAGCAGATTCTGAACGTGCACATGCGCAAAGTGCCTATTTCAACTGACGTCAAGGCTGATATCCTGGCGCGCGGCACTCCTGGTTTCTCGGGCGCCGACCTGGCCAACCTGGTCAATGAAGCAGCCCTGTTTGCAGCCCGCCGCGCCAAGCGCCTGGTGGAGATGCAGGATTTCGAGGATGCCAAGGACAAGATCGTCATGGGCCCTGAGCGCAAATCGGCCGTCATGCGTGAAGAAGAACGCCGCAACACCGCTTATCACGAATCCGGCCATGCCGTGGTCGCCAAGCTCTTGCCCAAGGCTGATCCTGTGCACAAGGTCACCATCATGCCGCGCGGCTTTGCGCTCGGCCTGACCTGGCAGCTGCCTGAGCATGACCGCGTCAACATGTACAAGGACAAGATGCTGGAAGAGATCGCCATCCTGTTCGGCGGCCGTATTTCCGAAGAGATTTTCATGCACCAGATGTCGACTGGCGCTTCCAACGACTTTGAGCGTGCCACCAAGCTGGCGCGCGCGATGGTGACTCGTTACGGCATGTCGGAAAGCCTGGGCACCATGGTCTACGAAGATACTGAGCAAGACGCTTACTTCGGCCGCATGTCGTCCAAGACCGTGTCGGAAGCCACCCAGCAAAAGGTCGATGCGGAAATCCGCAGCATCCTCGATCAGCAGTATGCCTTGTCGCGCCGCCTGCTGGAAGAAAACAAGGAAAAGGTCGAAGCCATGACCAAGGCCCTGCTGGACTGGGAAACCATTGATGCCGACCAGATCAACGACATCATGGAAGGCCTGGAGCCGCGTTTGCCGAAGGCCGGCAGCTCGGTGCGCAAGGCGCCTAGCGACAATTCATCCGGCGGTGTGTCGCCGAGCGCCACTGCCCCGGCCTGA
- the greA gene encoding transcription elongation factor GreA, which translates to MSSVPLTKHGAQLLKDELHHLKTKERQTVIKAIAEARAHGDLSENADYDAAKERQGFVEGRIADLEGKLGAAQVIDPATLDADGRVVFASTVDLEDLESGDKVTYQIVGTDEADIKLSKVSVTSPIARALIGKTAGDVVGVQAPSGIREYEILEVRYV; encoded by the coding sequence ATGAGCTCAGTACCTCTTACCAAGCATGGCGCACAATTGTTGAAAGATGAGTTGCATCATTTGAAAACCAAAGAGCGTCAAACTGTCATCAAGGCCATCGCAGAAGCGCGCGCACATGGCGATCTTTCGGAAAACGCGGATTACGATGCGGCGAAAGAGCGGCAAGGTTTTGTCGAAGGCCGGATTGCCGACCTGGAAGGGAAGCTGGGAGCCGCACAGGTTATTGATCCGGCAACCCTGGATGCGGACGGGCGCGTGGTGTTTGCCTCTACGGTCGATCTGGAAGACCTGGAATCGGGCGACAAGGTAACTTATCAAATCGTCGGTACTGACGAAGCCGACATCAAGCTGTCCAAGGTTTCCGTGACATCACCGATTGCCCGTGCGCTGATCGGCAAGACCGCCGGCGACGTGGTCGGCGTGCAAGCGCCGTCCGGCATCCGCGAGTATGAAATCCTGGAAGTCCGCTACGTCTAA
- the carB gene encoding carbamoyl-phosphate synthase large subunit: MPKRSDLKNILIIGAGPIIIGQACEFDYSGAQACKALREEGYKVILVNSNPATIMTDPEMADVTYIEPITWQAVERIIAKEKPDAILPTMGGQTALNCALDLHRHGILEKYKVELIGASPEAIDKAEDRSKFKAAMTKIGLGSARSGVAHTMDESWGVQKELGFPVIIRPSFTMGGTGGGIAYNAEEFETICKRGLEASPTKELLIEESLIGWKEYEMEVVRDKADNCIIVCSIENLDPMGVHTGDSITVAPAQTLTDKEYQIMRNASLAVLREIGVDTGGSNVQFSVNPADGRMIVIEMNPRVSRSSALASKATGFPIAKIAAKLAVGFTLDELRNEITGGATPASFEPSIDYVVTKIPRFAFEKFPTADNHLTTQMKSVGEVMAIGRTFQESFQKALRGLEVGVDGMNEKTQDREVIEEELGEPGPDRIWYVGDAFAQGFTLEEVHQLTHIDPWFLSQIKEIVDIELWLENSQTLEALDRDTLFRLKQKGFGDRRLAKLLKTTDTDVRKKRLALNIRPVYKRVDTCAGEFSTNTAYMYSTYEEECESNPTDKKKIMVLGGGPNRIGQGIEFDYCCVHAALAMREDGYETIMVNCNPETVSTDYDTSDRLYFEPVTLEDVLEIVDKEKPYGVIVQYGGQTPLKLALDLEANGVPIVGTSPDMIDAAEDRERFQKLLHDLNLRQPPNRTARTEEDALRLAQEIGYPLVVRPSYVLGGRAMEIVHEQRDLERYMREAVKVSHDSPVLLDRFLNDAIEVDVDCLSDGDRTFIGGVMEHIEQAGVHSGDSACSLPPYSLAPATIEEIKRQTALMAKGLNVVGLMNVQFAIQQIDGQDVVFVLEVNPRASRTVPFVSKATGLQLAKIAARCMVGQSLDSQGIKNEVVPKYFSVKEAVFPFVKFPGVDTILGPEMKSTGEVMGVGKTFGEAFVKSQLGAGIKLPKSGKVFLSVKGSDKPRAVQVAKDLVAIGFSVVATKGTAAAISAAGIPVETVNKVVEGRPHVVDMIKNNEISLVINTVEEKRSAIVDSRAIRTSALAAHATTYTTIAGAEAAVEGMRHLDELHVYDLQGLHKTLH; encoded by the coding sequence ATGCCTAAGCGTAGTGATTTAAAAAATATTCTGATTATCGGCGCCGGCCCGATCATCATCGGCCAGGCTTGCGAGTTCGACTATTCCGGCGCCCAGGCCTGCAAGGCGTTGCGCGAAGAGGGTTACAAGGTGATCCTGGTCAACAGCAATCCAGCGACCATCATGACCGACCCGGAAATGGCCGACGTCACCTACATCGAGCCGATCACCTGGCAGGCGGTGGAACGCATCATCGCCAAGGAAAAGCCGGACGCGATCCTGCCGACCATGGGCGGCCAGACCGCGCTGAACTGCGCGCTGGACCTGCATCGCCACGGCATCCTGGAAAAGTACAAGGTCGAACTGATCGGCGCTTCGCCGGAAGCCATCGACAAGGCGGAAGACCGTTCCAAGTTCAAGGCAGCGATGACCAAGATCGGCCTCGGTTCGGCCCGTTCCGGCGTCGCCCACACCATGGATGAATCGTGGGGCGTGCAGAAGGAACTTGGCTTCCCGGTCATCATCCGGCCTTCGTTCACCATGGGCGGCACCGGCGGCGGCATCGCCTACAACGCGGAAGAATTCGAAACCATCTGCAAGCGCGGCCTGGAAGCATCGCCGACCAAGGAACTGCTGATCGAAGAATCGCTGATCGGCTGGAAAGAGTATGAGATGGAAGTGGTGCGCGACAAGGCGGACAACTGCATCATCGTCTGCTCGATCGAAAACCTGGATCCGATGGGCGTGCACACCGGCGACTCGATCACCGTGGCGCCGGCGCAGACCCTGACCGACAAGGAATACCAGATCATGCGTAACGCCTCGCTGGCGGTATTGCGCGAGATCGGCGTCGACACCGGCGGCTCCAACGTGCAGTTCTCGGTCAACCCGGCCGATGGCCGCATGATCGTCATCGAAATGAATCCGCGTGTATCGCGTTCTTCGGCGCTGGCGTCGAAGGCGACCGGCTTCCCGATCGCCAAGATCGCGGCCAAGCTGGCGGTTGGCTTCACGCTGGACGAGTTGCGCAATGAAATCACCGGCGGCGCCACGCCGGCATCGTTCGAGCCATCAATCGACTACGTGGTCACCAAGATCCCGCGCTTTGCATTTGAAAAATTCCCGACGGCCGACAACCACCTGACCACCCAGATGAAATCGGTGGGCGAGGTGATGGCGATCGGCCGCACCTTCCAGGAATCGTTCCAGAAAGCCTTGCGCGGCCTCGAAGTCGGCGTTGACGGCATGAACGAAAAAACGCAAGACCGCGAAGTCATCGAAGAAGAACTTGGCGAGCCGGGTCCGGACCGTATCTGGTATGTGGGCGATGCGTTCGCCCAGGGCTTCACGCTGGAAGAAGTGCATCAGCTGACCCATATCGATCCATGGTTCCTGTCGCAGATCAAGGAAATCGTCGATATCGAACTGTGGCTGGAAAACAGCCAGACGCTGGAAGCGCTGGATCGCGACACCTTGTTCCGCCTGAAGCAAAAGGGCTTTGGCGACCGCCGCCTGGCCAAGCTGCTGAAGACCACCGATACCGACGTGCGCAAGAAGCGCCTGGCGCTGAATATCCGTCCAGTCTACAAGCGGGTGGATACCTGCGCCGGCGAATTCTCGACCAACACGGCCTACATGTACTCGACCTACGAGGAAGAGTGCGAATCGAATCCGACTGACAAAAAGAAGATCATGGTGCTGGGCGGCGGTCCTAACCGTATCGGCCAGGGTATCGAATTCGATTACTGCTGCGTGCACGCGGCGCTGGCGATGCGCGAAGATGGCTACGAGACCATCATGGTCAACTGCAATCCGGAAACCGTATCGACCGACTACGACACTTCCGACCGCCTGTATTTCGAACCGGTGACCTTGGAAGACGTGCTGGAAATCGTCGACAAGGAAAAGCCGTACGGCGTGATCGTGCAGTACGGCGGCCAGACGCCTTTGAAGCTGGCGCTCGACCTGGAAGCCAACGGCGTGCCTATCGTCGGCACTTCGCCGGACATGATCGACGCTGCCGAAGACCGCGAGCGTTTCCAGAAACTGCTGCACGACCTGAACTTGCGCCAGCCGCCAAACCGCACCGCGCGTACGGAAGAAGATGCCTTGCGCCTGGCGCAGGAAATCGGTTATCCGCTGGTGGTGCGTCCATCGTACGTGCTGGGTGGCCGGGCGATGGAAATCGTCCATGAGCAGCGCGACCTCGAGCGCTATATGCGCGAAGCGGTCAAGGTCTCGCACGATTCCCCAGTGTTGCTGGACCGTTTCCTGAACGACGCCATCGAAGTCGATGTCGACTGCTTGTCCGACGGCGACCGCACCTTTATCGGTGGCGTGATGGAGCATATCGAGCAGGCTGGCGTGCACTCCGGCGACTCGGCTTGTTCGCTGCCGCCGTATTCGCTGGCGCCGGCAACCATCGAAGAGATCAAGCGGCAGACAGCGTTGATGGCCAAGGGGCTGAACGTGGTCGGCCTGATGAACGTGCAGTTCGCAATCCAGCAGATCGATGGCCAGGACGTAGTGTTCGTGCTGGAAGTCAATCCGCGCGCCTCGCGTACCGTGCCGTTCGTCTCCAAGGCGACCGGCTTGCAGCTGGCCAAGATCGCAGCGCGTTGCATGGTCGGCCAGTCGCTCGACAGCCAGGGCATCAAGAACGAAGTGGTGCCGAAGTACTTCAGCGTCAAGGAAGCGGTATTCCCCTTCGTTAAATTCCCGGGCGTCGACACCATTCTCGGACCGGAAATGAAATCCACCGGTGAAGTGATGGGCGTTGGCAAGACCTTCGGCGAAGCGTTCGTCAAGTCGCAGCTGGGCGCCGGCATCAAGCTGCCGAAATCGGGCAAGGTGTTCCTCAGCGTCAAGGGCAGCGACAAGCCGCGCGCGGTGCAGGTCGCCAAGGATCTGGTGGCGATCGGCTTCAGCGTGGTGGCGACCAAGGGTACGGCTGCGGCTATCAGTGCTGCCGGGATTCCTGTGGAAACCGTCAACAAGGTGGTCGAAGGACGTCCGCACGTTGTCGACATGATCAAGAACAATGAAATTTCATTGGTGATCAACACTGTCGAAGAAAAACGCAGCGCGATTGTCGATTCGCGGGCGATCCGCACTTCGGCGCTGGCAGCCCACGCCACCACCTACACCACGATTGCCGGTGCGGAAGCGGCAGTCGAGGGAATGCGCCATCTGGACGAGTTGCACGTCTATGATTTACAAGGGCTGCATAAAACCTTACACTAA
- a CDS encoding DUF4149 domain-containing protein, producing MFVVRCRLLVATLWVGSLWTIGGLVAPVLFTTLADRVLAGTIAGNLFRIEAWLTVVCGVLLILLFSYRTHDDSAPLRKTLLRFTLLMLACTVAGYFCLQPFMASLREAAALTGGVMSDGARTQFGILHGVSSGIYLIQGLLGVGLILKLRSLR from the coding sequence ATGTTTGTAGTGCGATGCAGATTGTTAGTCGCGACCTTGTGGGTCGGTAGTTTGTGGACGATAGGCGGCTTGGTTGCGCCGGTCTTGTTCACCACCTTGGCGGACCGTGTGCTGGCTGGCACCATTGCCGGCAACCTGTTCCGCATCGAAGCTTGGCTGACCGTGGTTTGCGGCGTCCTGCTGATCTTGCTGTTCAGTTATCGCACCCATGACGATTCGGCGCCGCTGCGCAAGACCTTGCTGCGTTTTACTTTGCTGATGCTGGCTTGCACCGTGGCCGGTTATTTCTGCCTGCAGCCTTTCATGGCTAGCCTGCGCGAAGCAGCGGCTCTGACAGGCGGCGTCATGAGTGACGGCGCCAGGACGCAGTTCGGCATCCTGCACGGGGTTTCCAGCGGGATTTACCTGATCCAGGGCTTGCTTGGGGTCGGATTGATCTTGAAATTGCGCAGCTTGCGCTAG
- the folP gene encoding dihydropteroate synthase: MQQFFQCGRYRLPVNTPEARPLVMGILNITPDSFSDGGKFHALDFALSHAEQMIADGVDIIDIGGESSRPGSPAVSLEEELDRVMPAIYALRDCGKPLSIDTYKPAVMREAIAAGADLINDINGFRGAGALEAVSDSDCGLCVMHMQADPQTMQSRPEYQDVVAEVSAFLSERVTVLELAGVARNRISIDPGFGFGKTLAHNVALLQSIGDIQRSLDLPLLAGISRKSMLGELTGKPVERRLAGSLAAALAAVVQGARIVRVHDVAETVDALKVWRAANISKAM; encoded by the coding sequence ATGCAACAATTTTTCCAATGCGGCCGCTACCGGCTGCCGGTCAATACGCCCGAGGCGCGGCCGCTGGTGATGGGCATCCTCAATATCACGCCCGATTCGTTTTCCGACGGCGGCAAATTCCATGCGCTGGATTTTGCCTTGTCGCATGCGGAGCAGATGATTGCCGACGGCGTCGATATCATCGACATCGGCGGCGAATCGAGCCGCCCCGGCAGTCCAGCAGTGTCGCTGGAAGAGGAGCTGGATCGCGTCATGCCGGCGATCTACGCCTTGCGTGATTGCGGCAAGCCTCTTTCCATCGATACCTACAAGCCGGCAGTCATGCGCGAGGCGATCGCCGCCGGCGCCGACCTGATCAACGATATCAACGGCTTTCGCGGCGCCGGTGCGCTGGAGGCGGTGAGCGACAGCGATTGCGGCTTGTGCGTCATGCATATGCAGGCGGATCCGCAAACCATGCAATCAAGGCCCGAATATCAGGATGTGGTAGCCGAAGTCAGCGCCTTTTTGAGTGAGCGCGTTACTGTCCTGGAGCTGGCTGGTGTTGCAAGAAATCGCATCAGCATCGATCCAGGCTTTGGCTTTGGCAAGACCTTGGCGCATAATGTTGCATTGTTGCAAAGCATAGGCGATATCCAGCGTAGCCTGGATTTGCCGCTGCTGGCGGGAATTTCACGCAAATCGATGCTGGGCGAACTCACCGGGAAGCCGGTCGAGCGGCGCCTGGCGGGTAGTCTGGCAGCTGCCTTGGCGGCGGTAGTCCAGGGCGCCCGGATCGTGCGGGTACACGATGTGGCGGAAACGGTTGATGCGCTCAAGGTTTGGCGCGCAGCGAATATATCAAAAGCAATGTGA
- a CDS encoding heme-binding protein: MKSKQVLTLDDVKKIAAAAEAEALANHWAVTISIVDDGGHLLWLQRMDGAAPISAHISPAKAKTSALGQRESKIYEDMINNGRFSFITAPNLEGLLEGGVPIVVGGEYLGAVGVSGVKSTEDVQIAKAGIAALGV, from the coding sequence ATGAAATCGAAACAAGTGTTGACACTCGATGATGTCAAGAAAATTGCCGCTGCAGCAGAAGCGGAAGCGCTGGCGAATCACTGGGCGGTGACGATTTCCATCGTCGACGACGGCGGTCACCTGCTGTGGCTGCAGCGCATGGATGGCGCGGCTCCGATTTCGGCGCACATTTCGCCGGCCAAGGCCAAGACATCCGCTCTGGGTCAGCGCGAATCGAAGATTTACGAAGACATGATCAATAACGGGCGTTTTTCGTTCATCACTGCACCAAACCTGGAAGGCCTGCTCGAAGGCGGCGTGCCTATCGTCGTCGGCGGTGAATATCTGGGTGCGGTCGGCGTATCCGGCGTGAAGTCGACTGAAGACGTGCAAATCGCCAAGGCTGGTATTGCTGCCTTGGGCGTGTAA
- the carA gene encoding glutamine-hydrolyzing carbamoyl-phosphate synthase small subunit, which translates to MQPFFSGLTVPAILALADGTIFQGISIGAVGHTTGEVVFNTAMTGYQEILTDPSYSRQIVTLTYPHIGNTGVNKEDVESSQIHAAGLIIRDLPRLVSNFRSTQSLDAYLQESNIVAIAGIDTRKLTRILREKGAQGGAIVAGETDIAAATAKALELARGFPGLAGMDLAKVVSTTKAYSWSETEWRLGRGYDQQITPKYHVVAFDYGVKFNILRMLAQRGCKITVLPAQATAADALALNPDGIFLSNGPGDPEPCDYAIAATKELIERGVPTFGICLGHQIMALASGAKTLKMKFGHHGANHPVQDLDSKQVLITSQNHGFAVDGATLPANCRVTHVSLFDGSLQGFARTDKPAFCFQGHPEASPGPHDIAPLFDRFIQLMNQTMLEKNKNA; encoded by the coding sequence TTGCAGCCATTTTTTTCTGGCCTCACCGTACCGGCCATCCTCGCGCTAGCAGATGGGACGATTTTCCAAGGTATTTCCATTGGCGCCGTTGGTCATACGACAGGTGAAGTCGTATTCAACACTGCCATGACCGGCTACCAGGAAATCCTTACCGATCCAAGCTACAGCCGCCAGATCGTCACTCTCACTTACCCGCATATCGGCAATACCGGCGTCAATAAAGAGGATGTCGAATCTTCCCAGATCCACGCCGCCGGCCTGATCATCCGTGATCTGCCGCGCCTGGTATCGAATTTCCGTTCCACCCAAAGCCTTGATGCCTACCTGCAGGAGTCGAATATCGTCGCCATCGCTGGCATCGATACCCGCAAGCTGACGCGCATCCTGCGTGAAAAAGGCGCGCAGGGCGGCGCCATCGTCGCCGGCGAGACGGACATTGCAGCAGCTACCGCGAAAGCGCTGGAACTGGCGCGCGGCTTCCCCGGCCTGGCCGGCATGGACCTGGCCAAGGTGGTGTCGACCACCAAGGCTTACAGCTGGAGCGAGACGGAATGGCGCCTCGGCCGCGGCTACGACCAGCAGATCACGCCTAAGTACCACGTGGTGGCGTTCGACTACGGCGTCAAGTTCAACATCCTGCGCATGCTGGCGCAACGCGGCTGCAAGATCACCGTGCTGCCGGCCCAGGCTACGGCTGCCGATGCTCTGGCGCTGAATCCGGACGGGATTTTCCTGTCCAACGGCCCGGGCGATCCGGAGCCATGCGATTACGCGATTGCCGCCACCAAGGAGCTGATCGAGCGCGGCGTGCCGACTTTCGGCATCTGCCTCGGCCACCAGATCATGGCGCTGGCTTCCGGCGCCAAGACGCTGAAGATGAAGTTCGGCCACCATGGCGCCAATCACCCGGTGCAGGACCTGGACAGCAAGCAAGTGCTGATCACCTCGCAAAATCACGGCTTCGCCGTCGATGGCGCGACCCTGCCGGCGAATTGCCGCGTGACCCACGTATCGTTGTTCGACGGTTCGCTGCAAGGCTTCGCCCGCACCGACAAGCCGGCGTTCTGCTTCCAGGGTCATCCGGAAGCGTCGCCTGGCCCGCATGACATCGCCCCCTTGTTCGATCGTTTCATTCAATTGATGAATCAAACGATGTTGGAGAAAAATAAAAATGCCTAA
- a CDS encoding RlmE family RNA methyltransferase produces the protein MAKKKLNKNWLHDHINDPYVKLAQKEGYRARAAYKLKEIDELDKLIKPGQIIVDLGSTPGSWSQYARNKLAGQDGGGIHGMIIGLDILPMDPIADVHFIQGDFREADSLRKLERLLEGRKVDLVLSDMAPNLSGIAISDAARVEEIIDLAIEFAQMHMKPTGALLAKCFNGTGYNEVLMKFRQEFKTVASRKPKASRDKSSEIFLLGKTLKNPR, from the coding sequence ATGGCAAAGAAGAAATTAAACAAAAACTGGCTGCACGACCACATTAACGACCCTTATGTGAAGCTGGCGCAGAAAGAAGGCTACCGTGCGCGGGCTGCTTACAAGCTGAAAGAAATCGACGAACTGGACAAGCTGATCAAGCCCGGCCAGATCATTGTCGACCTTGGCTCCACTCCCGGCAGCTGGTCACAGTATGCCCGCAACAAGCTGGCCGGCCAGGATGGCGGCGGCATCCACGGCATGATCATCGGCCTCGACATCCTGCCGATGGATCCTATCGCCGACGTCCATTTCATCCAGGGCGACTTCCGCGAAGCGGACAGCCTGCGCAAGCTGGAGCGCCTGCTGGAGGGGCGCAAGGTGGATCTGGTGCTGTCCGACATGGCGCCCAATCTGTCCGGCATCGCCATATCCGACGCCGCGCGGGTCGAGGAAATTATCGATTTGGCAATTGAATTCGCGCAGATGCACATGAAACCGACCGGCGCCTTGCTGGCGAAATGCTTCAACGGCACCGGCTACAACGAAGTACTGATGAAATTTCGCCAGGAGTTCAAAACCGTGGCGTCGAGGAAGCCCAAGGCCAGCCGCGATAAGTCGTCGGAAATCTTCCTCCTTGGAAAGACACTGAAAAATCCGCGTTAA